Proteins from a genomic interval of Papaver somniferum cultivar HN1 chromosome 4, ASM357369v1, whole genome shotgun sequence:
- the LOC113274848 gene encoding probable NOT transcription complex subunit VIP2 isoform X1, which yields MSGLLNSALNDSNSNLPDTTGRPFAASFSAQSASATPVYHHAGTVQGLHNMHGSFNIPGSLTSRNSTMNGVPSGAVQQPTGSLSNGRFASNNIPIALSQMSHGSSQAHSGAGNRGGIGVSPILGNAGSRMTSSMGNIVGGNNIGRSLSSVAGLASRLNLAGNTGSGNLGLQGPHRLMSGVIPQAPQMMSMLGNSYSNTGGPLSQSQVQGGNNSLSSMGMLGDMNSNDSSPFDLNDFPRLTGRPNSSGGPQGQLGSLRKQGVSPIVQQNQEFSIQNEDFPALPGFKGGNNDFPMDMHQKEQLHDNAVSMMQSQHFPLQMGRSAGFSLGGTYSSHHQQQPQHSPSVSSAGVSFGHANNQDLLHLHGSDLFPTSHGSFHSQVQNSGQSNIGLRSVNSANSASGMGSYDQLIQQYQQLQNQSQFRMQQMSAANQSYREQNMKSLQATQSAADRFGLLGLLNVIRMTDPDLTSLMLGIDLTTLGLNLNSMDDLHKKFGSPWSDEPAKGEPEFRVPECYYAKQPPVLQQKYFSKFGPETLFYIFYSMPRDEAQLFAANELHTRGWIYHKELRIWLIRGPNMEPLVKTNTYERGPYLCFDPNTWETVRKDNFVLHYDMLEKRPMIPQH from the exons ATGTCCGGGCTACTAAAT TCTGCTCTCAACGATTCAAATTCAAATCTTCCAGACACCACAGGGCGACCATTTGCAGCATCTTTTTCTGCTCAATCTGCTTCAGCGACCCCAGTTTATCATCATGCTG GAACTGTACAAGGCTTGCATAACATGCATGGAAGCTTCAACATTCCTGGCTCACTTACTTCAAGAAATTCTACAATGAATGGTGTCCCTTCAGGCGCTGTCCAACAACCAACAGGGAGCCTTTCTAATGGGCGATTTGCATCAAACAATATTCCCATTGCTCTTTCTCAG ATGTCTCATGGTAGCTCACAAGCGCATTCAGGAGCCGGAAACAGAGGAG GAATCGGAGTCTCACCAATTCTGGGGAACGCAGGCTCTCGAATGACCAGCTCGATGGGGAATATTGTTGGTGGTAATAATATTGGGAGAAGCTTAAGCTCTGTTGCTGGCCTAGCATCCCGTTTAAACTTAGCAGGAAATACTGGATCTGGGAATTTGGGTCTACAAGGACCTCACAGACTAATGAGTGGTGTTATTCCACAAG CGCCGCAGATGATGTCTATGTTAGGAAACTCCTATTCTAATACTGGAGGTCCGCTATCTCAGAGCCAAGTACAAGGAGGCAACAACTCCTTAAGTTCTATGGGAATGTTAGGTGATATGAACTCCAATGATAGTTCTCCTTTTGATCTTAATGACTTCCCCCGGTTGACAGGCCGCCCTAATTCTTCCGGAGGTCCTCAAGGGCAATTAG GCTCACTGCGCAAGCAAGGAGTTAGCCCCATTGTTCAACAAAACCAAGAATTTAGCATCCAGAATGAAGACTTTCCTGCTTTACCTGGATTTAAAG GAGGCAACAACGATTTCCCAATGGATATGCATCAGAAAGAACAGTTACATGATAATGCTGTGTCGATGATGCAGTCACAACACTTCCCT TTACAGATGGGAAGGTCTGCAGGATTTAGCTTGGGAGGTACATACTCATCTCACCACCAACAGCAACCACAACATTCTCCATCAGTGAGTAGTGCTGGTGTATCTTTTGGGCATGCAAATAATCAAGATCTTCTTCATTTGCATGGCTCTGATTTATTCCCAACTTCTCATGGTAGTTTCCATTCACAG GTTCAGAATAGCGGACAATCTAATATTGGATTGAGATCTGTAAATTCGGCGAATTCTGCTTCTGGTATGGGCTCATATGATCAGCTTATTCAACAGTATCAACAACTTCAAAATCAGTCCCAGTTTCGCATGCAACAGATGTCGGCGGCAAATCAATCATACAGAGAACAGAATATGAAGTCCTTGCAGGCAACACAATCTGCTGCTGATCGTTTTGGTTTGCTTGGCCTATTAAATGTCATTAGGATGACAGATCCTGATCTCACATCTCTTATGCTAGGAATTGATCTAACAACACTTGGACTAAATTTAAACTCAATGGATGACCTTCATAAAAAATTTGGATCTCCATGGTCTGACGAGCCAGCAAAAGGAGAACCGGAATTCAGAGTGCCTGAATGCTATTATGCTAAGCAACCGCCGGTACTACAG CAAAAGTATTTTTCGAAGTTCGGGCCTGAGacgttattttatatattttacaG CATGCCAAGAGACGAAGCTCAACTATTTGCTGCCAATGAGCT GCACACAAGAGGATGGATCTACCACAAAGAGCTCCGGATATGGTTAATTAGGGGTCCAAACATGGAACCTCTTGTCAAGACAAACACATATGAGAGAGGACCCTACCTATGCTTCGATCCCAATACATGGGAAACTGTTCGCAAG GATAATTTTGTGCTCCATTATGACATGTTAGAGAAGAGACCGATGATACCTCAACATTAG
- the LOC113274848 gene encoding probable NOT transcription complex subunit VIP2 isoform X2 produces the protein MSGLLNSALNDSNSNLPDTTGRPFAASFSAQSASATPVYHHAGTVQGLHNMHGSFNIPGSLTSRNSTMNGVPSGAVQQPTGSLSNGRFASNNIPIALSQMSHGSSQAHSGAGNRGGIGVSPILGNAGSRMTSSMGNIVGGNNIGRSLSSVAGLASRLNLAGNTGSGNLGLQGPHRLMSGVIPQAPQMMSMLGNSYSNTGGPLSQSQVQGGNNSLSSMGMLGDMNSNDSSPFDLNDFPRLTGRPNSSGGPQGQLGSLRKQGVSPIVQQNQEFSIQNEDFPALPGFKGGNNDFPMDMHQKEQLHDNAVSMMQSQHFPMGRSAGFSLGGTYSSHHQQQPQHSPSVSSAGVSFGHANNQDLLHLHGSDLFPTSHGSFHSQVQNSGQSNIGLRSVNSANSASGMGSYDQLIQQYQQLQNQSQFRMQQMSAANQSYREQNMKSLQATQSAADRFGLLGLLNVIRMTDPDLTSLMLGIDLTTLGLNLNSMDDLHKKFGSPWSDEPAKGEPEFRVPECYYAKQPPVLQQKYFSKFGPETLFYIFYSMPRDEAQLFAANELHTRGWIYHKELRIWLIRGPNMEPLVKTNTYERGPYLCFDPNTWETVRKDNFVLHYDMLEKRPMIPQH, from the exons ATGTCCGGGCTACTAAAT TCTGCTCTCAACGATTCAAATTCAAATCTTCCAGACACCACAGGGCGACCATTTGCAGCATCTTTTTCTGCTCAATCTGCTTCAGCGACCCCAGTTTATCATCATGCTG GAACTGTACAAGGCTTGCATAACATGCATGGAAGCTTCAACATTCCTGGCTCACTTACTTCAAGAAATTCTACAATGAATGGTGTCCCTTCAGGCGCTGTCCAACAACCAACAGGGAGCCTTTCTAATGGGCGATTTGCATCAAACAATATTCCCATTGCTCTTTCTCAG ATGTCTCATGGTAGCTCACAAGCGCATTCAGGAGCCGGAAACAGAGGAG GAATCGGAGTCTCACCAATTCTGGGGAACGCAGGCTCTCGAATGACCAGCTCGATGGGGAATATTGTTGGTGGTAATAATATTGGGAGAAGCTTAAGCTCTGTTGCTGGCCTAGCATCCCGTTTAAACTTAGCAGGAAATACTGGATCTGGGAATTTGGGTCTACAAGGACCTCACAGACTAATGAGTGGTGTTATTCCACAAG CGCCGCAGATGATGTCTATGTTAGGAAACTCCTATTCTAATACTGGAGGTCCGCTATCTCAGAGCCAAGTACAAGGAGGCAACAACTCCTTAAGTTCTATGGGAATGTTAGGTGATATGAACTCCAATGATAGTTCTCCTTTTGATCTTAATGACTTCCCCCGGTTGACAGGCCGCCCTAATTCTTCCGGAGGTCCTCAAGGGCAATTAG GCTCACTGCGCAAGCAAGGAGTTAGCCCCATTGTTCAACAAAACCAAGAATTTAGCATCCAGAATGAAGACTTTCCTGCTTTACCTGGATTTAAAG GAGGCAACAACGATTTCCCAATGGATATGCATCAGAAAGAACAGTTACATGATAATGCTGTGTCGATGATGCAGTCACAACACTTCCCT ATGGGAAGGTCTGCAGGATTTAGCTTGGGAGGTACATACTCATCTCACCACCAACAGCAACCACAACATTCTCCATCAGTGAGTAGTGCTGGTGTATCTTTTGGGCATGCAAATAATCAAGATCTTCTTCATTTGCATGGCTCTGATTTATTCCCAACTTCTCATGGTAGTTTCCATTCACAG GTTCAGAATAGCGGACAATCTAATATTGGATTGAGATCTGTAAATTCGGCGAATTCTGCTTCTGGTATGGGCTCATATGATCAGCTTATTCAACAGTATCAACAACTTCAAAATCAGTCCCAGTTTCGCATGCAACAGATGTCGGCGGCAAATCAATCATACAGAGAACAGAATATGAAGTCCTTGCAGGCAACACAATCTGCTGCTGATCGTTTTGGTTTGCTTGGCCTATTAAATGTCATTAGGATGACAGATCCTGATCTCACATCTCTTATGCTAGGAATTGATCTAACAACACTTGGACTAAATTTAAACTCAATGGATGACCTTCATAAAAAATTTGGATCTCCATGGTCTGACGAGCCAGCAAAAGGAGAACCGGAATTCAGAGTGCCTGAATGCTATTATGCTAAGCAACCGCCGGTACTACAG CAAAAGTATTTTTCGAAGTTCGGGCCTGAGacgttattttatatattttacaG CATGCCAAGAGACGAAGCTCAACTATTTGCTGCCAATGAGCT GCACACAAGAGGATGGATCTACCACAAAGAGCTCCGGATATGGTTAATTAGGGGTCCAAACATGGAACCTCTTGTCAAGACAAACACATATGAGAGAGGACCCTACCTATGCTTCGATCCCAATACATGGGAAACTGTTCGCAAG GATAATTTTGTGCTCCATTATGACATGTTAGAGAAGAGACCGATGATACCTCAACATTAG
- the LOC113274848 gene encoding probable NOT transcription complex subunit VIP2 isoform X4 → MSGLLNSALNDSNSNLPDTTGRPFAASFSAQSASATPVYHHAGTVQGLHNMHGSFNIPGSLTSRNSTMNGVPSGAVQQPTGSLSNGRFASNNIPIALSQMSHGSSQAHSGAGNRGGIGVSPILGNAGSRMTSSMGNIVGGNNIGRSLSSVAGLASRLNLAGNTGSGNLGLQGPHRLMSGVIPQAPQMMSMLGNSYSNTGGPLSQSQVQGGNNSLSSMGMLGDMNSNDSSPFDLNDFPRLTGRPNSSGGPQGQLGSLRKQGVSPIVQQNQEFSIQNEDFPALPGFKGGNNDFPMDMHQKEQLHDNAVSMMQSQHFPMGRSAGFSLGGTYSSHHQQQPQHSPSVSSAGVSFGHANNQDLLHLHGSDLFPTSHGSFHSQNSGQSNIGLRSVNSANSASGMGSYDQLIQQYQQLQNQSQFRMQQMSAANQSYREQNMKSLQATQSAADRFGLLGLLNVIRMTDPDLTSLMLGIDLTTLGLNLNSMDDLHKKFGSPWSDEPAKGEPEFRVPECYYAKQPPVLQQKYFSKFGPETLFYIFYSMPRDEAQLFAANELHTRGWIYHKELRIWLIRGPNMEPLVKTNTYERGPYLCFDPNTWETVRKDNFVLHYDMLEKRPMIPQH, encoded by the exons ATGTCCGGGCTACTAAAT TCTGCTCTCAACGATTCAAATTCAAATCTTCCAGACACCACAGGGCGACCATTTGCAGCATCTTTTTCTGCTCAATCTGCTTCAGCGACCCCAGTTTATCATCATGCTG GAACTGTACAAGGCTTGCATAACATGCATGGAAGCTTCAACATTCCTGGCTCACTTACTTCAAGAAATTCTACAATGAATGGTGTCCCTTCAGGCGCTGTCCAACAACCAACAGGGAGCCTTTCTAATGGGCGATTTGCATCAAACAATATTCCCATTGCTCTTTCTCAG ATGTCTCATGGTAGCTCACAAGCGCATTCAGGAGCCGGAAACAGAGGAG GAATCGGAGTCTCACCAATTCTGGGGAACGCAGGCTCTCGAATGACCAGCTCGATGGGGAATATTGTTGGTGGTAATAATATTGGGAGAAGCTTAAGCTCTGTTGCTGGCCTAGCATCCCGTTTAAACTTAGCAGGAAATACTGGATCTGGGAATTTGGGTCTACAAGGACCTCACAGACTAATGAGTGGTGTTATTCCACAAG CGCCGCAGATGATGTCTATGTTAGGAAACTCCTATTCTAATACTGGAGGTCCGCTATCTCAGAGCCAAGTACAAGGAGGCAACAACTCCTTAAGTTCTATGGGAATGTTAGGTGATATGAACTCCAATGATAGTTCTCCTTTTGATCTTAATGACTTCCCCCGGTTGACAGGCCGCCCTAATTCTTCCGGAGGTCCTCAAGGGCAATTAG GCTCACTGCGCAAGCAAGGAGTTAGCCCCATTGTTCAACAAAACCAAGAATTTAGCATCCAGAATGAAGACTTTCCTGCTTTACCTGGATTTAAAG GAGGCAACAACGATTTCCCAATGGATATGCATCAGAAAGAACAGTTACATGATAATGCTGTGTCGATGATGCAGTCACAACACTTCCCT ATGGGAAGGTCTGCAGGATTTAGCTTGGGAGGTACATACTCATCTCACCACCAACAGCAACCACAACATTCTCCATCAGTGAGTAGTGCTGGTGTATCTTTTGGGCATGCAAATAATCAAGATCTTCTTCATTTGCATGGCTCTGATTTATTCCCAACTTCTCATGGTAGTTTCCATTCACAG AATAGCGGACAATCTAATATTGGATTGAGATCTGTAAATTCGGCGAATTCTGCTTCTGGTATGGGCTCATATGATCAGCTTATTCAACAGTATCAACAACTTCAAAATCAGTCCCAGTTTCGCATGCAACAGATGTCGGCGGCAAATCAATCATACAGAGAACAGAATATGAAGTCCTTGCAGGCAACACAATCTGCTGCTGATCGTTTTGGTTTGCTTGGCCTATTAAATGTCATTAGGATGACAGATCCTGATCTCACATCTCTTATGCTAGGAATTGATCTAACAACACTTGGACTAAATTTAAACTCAATGGATGACCTTCATAAAAAATTTGGATCTCCATGGTCTGACGAGCCAGCAAAAGGAGAACCGGAATTCAGAGTGCCTGAATGCTATTATGCTAAGCAACCGCCGGTACTACAG CAAAAGTATTTTTCGAAGTTCGGGCCTGAGacgttattttatatattttacaG CATGCCAAGAGACGAAGCTCAACTATTTGCTGCCAATGAGCT GCACACAAGAGGATGGATCTACCACAAAGAGCTCCGGATATGGTTAATTAGGGGTCCAAACATGGAACCTCTTGTCAAGACAAACACATATGAGAGAGGACCCTACCTATGCTTCGATCCCAATACATGGGAAACTGTTCGCAAG GATAATTTTGTGCTCCATTATGACATGTTAGAGAAGAGACCGATGATACCTCAACATTAG
- the LOC113274848 gene encoding probable NOT transcription complex subunit VIP2 isoform X3, producing the protein MSGLLNSALNDSNSNLPDTTGRPFAASFSAQSASATPVYHHAGTVQGLHNMHGSFNIPGSLTSRNSTMNGVPSGAVQQPTGSLSNGRFASNNIPIALSQMSHGSSQAHSGAGNRGGIGVSPILGNAGSRMTSSMGNIVGGNNIGRSLSSVAGLASRLNLAGNTGSGNLGLQGPHRLMSGVIPQAPQMMSMLGNSYSNTGGPLSQSQVQGGNNSLSSMGMLGDMNSNDSSPFDLNDFPRLTGRPNSSGGPQGQLGSLRKQGVSPIVQQNQEFSIQNEDFPALPGFKGGNNDFPMDMHQKEQLHDNAVSMMQSQHFPLQMGRSAGFSLGGTYSSHHQQQPQHSPSVSSAGVSFGHANNQDLLHLHGSDLFPTSHGSFHSQNSGQSNIGLRSVNSANSASGMGSYDQLIQQYQQLQNQSQFRMQQMSAANQSYREQNMKSLQATQSAADRFGLLGLLNVIRMTDPDLTSLMLGIDLTTLGLNLNSMDDLHKKFGSPWSDEPAKGEPEFRVPECYYAKQPPVLQQKYFSKFGPETLFYIFYSMPRDEAQLFAANELHTRGWIYHKELRIWLIRGPNMEPLVKTNTYERGPYLCFDPNTWETVRKDNFVLHYDMLEKRPMIPQH; encoded by the exons ATGTCCGGGCTACTAAAT TCTGCTCTCAACGATTCAAATTCAAATCTTCCAGACACCACAGGGCGACCATTTGCAGCATCTTTTTCTGCTCAATCTGCTTCAGCGACCCCAGTTTATCATCATGCTG GAACTGTACAAGGCTTGCATAACATGCATGGAAGCTTCAACATTCCTGGCTCACTTACTTCAAGAAATTCTACAATGAATGGTGTCCCTTCAGGCGCTGTCCAACAACCAACAGGGAGCCTTTCTAATGGGCGATTTGCATCAAACAATATTCCCATTGCTCTTTCTCAG ATGTCTCATGGTAGCTCACAAGCGCATTCAGGAGCCGGAAACAGAGGAG GAATCGGAGTCTCACCAATTCTGGGGAACGCAGGCTCTCGAATGACCAGCTCGATGGGGAATATTGTTGGTGGTAATAATATTGGGAGAAGCTTAAGCTCTGTTGCTGGCCTAGCATCCCGTTTAAACTTAGCAGGAAATACTGGATCTGGGAATTTGGGTCTACAAGGACCTCACAGACTAATGAGTGGTGTTATTCCACAAG CGCCGCAGATGATGTCTATGTTAGGAAACTCCTATTCTAATACTGGAGGTCCGCTATCTCAGAGCCAAGTACAAGGAGGCAACAACTCCTTAAGTTCTATGGGAATGTTAGGTGATATGAACTCCAATGATAGTTCTCCTTTTGATCTTAATGACTTCCCCCGGTTGACAGGCCGCCCTAATTCTTCCGGAGGTCCTCAAGGGCAATTAG GCTCACTGCGCAAGCAAGGAGTTAGCCCCATTGTTCAACAAAACCAAGAATTTAGCATCCAGAATGAAGACTTTCCTGCTTTACCTGGATTTAAAG GAGGCAACAACGATTTCCCAATGGATATGCATCAGAAAGAACAGTTACATGATAATGCTGTGTCGATGATGCAGTCACAACACTTCCCT TTACAGATGGGAAGGTCTGCAGGATTTAGCTTGGGAGGTACATACTCATCTCACCACCAACAGCAACCACAACATTCTCCATCAGTGAGTAGTGCTGGTGTATCTTTTGGGCATGCAAATAATCAAGATCTTCTTCATTTGCATGGCTCTGATTTATTCCCAACTTCTCATGGTAGTTTCCATTCACAG AATAGCGGACAATCTAATATTGGATTGAGATCTGTAAATTCGGCGAATTCTGCTTCTGGTATGGGCTCATATGATCAGCTTATTCAACAGTATCAACAACTTCAAAATCAGTCCCAGTTTCGCATGCAACAGATGTCGGCGGCAAATCAATCATACAGAGAACAGAATATGAAGTCCTTGCAGGCAACACAATCTGCTGCTGATCGTTTTGGTTTGCTTGGCCTATTAAATGTCATTAGGATGACAGATCCTGATCTCACATCTCTTATGCTAGGAATTGATCTAACAACACTTGGACTAAATTTAAACTCAATGGATGACCTTCATAAAAAATTTGGATCTCCATGGTCTGACGAGCCAGCAAAAGGAGAACCGGAATTCAGAGTGCCTGAATGCTATTATGCTAAGCAACCGCCGGTACTACAG CAAAAGTATTTTTCGAAGTTCGGGCCTGAGacgttattttatatattttacaG CATGCCAAGAGACGAAGCTCAACTATTTGCTGCCAATGAGCT GCACACAAGAGGATGGATCTACCACAAAGAGCTCCGGATATGGTTAATTAGGGGTCCAAACATGGAACCTCTTGTCAAGACAAACACATATGAGAGAGGACCCTACCTATGCTTCGATCCCAATACATGGGAAACTGTTCGCAAG GATAATTTTGTGCTCCATTATGACATGTTAGAGAAGAGACCGATGATACCTCAACATTAG